AGgaaggttcttttttttttaaacccatttttttcttgGGCTCTTTGGTTGTCCAGGGGAGTTGTTGGTATAGGAAGGCATGAATCAAACATATTGGAATGTCATGCACTGTCATGCTCCCTAGAATCCTGCCACAAAGTTTCCTTTTATGTAGTATAAAGTTCAATTTGATGTAGCAAAGGGCAAGCTCCCAGCTCTAGCCTGAGTGATGCCAACCTGTTTGCCAGCATGGGGAGCACTGTGTGGTTCCAGGAGAAGCTCTGCCCACCAGAGACCTGCAAAGGGATGTTAGACAAGCAGTTGAGAGCTTGCACCTACTTGATGAAGTTCTTCCTGGCAGATATGAAGGAATGCCTAATATCTCTCCAAAAGATACATTGTGGAAACAGTAAATATACTGGCTCAGCTCTTTCCCAGGatgttttttaaactgctgaTTAACAGTAGCACAGTCGTTTTGTGTATCAGCTGTGGCTGACTGAAGAGTTTACAGTAGCAATCTGTTCAATGCAAGTTAATGAGAAAAAGTGCCCTAGCAGCTGTTGGTGAAAATAGTATTCTTGCCTTTTCACCAGGGGCACTCTCAGGTGACTGGGGAGTTCTGTCTAGGAATAAACCTACAAAGCTGTGCAGCCTCCCCAGAAGCATTGGTTTAGGTCAAACCTCCCGTGTCTGTAACATGCACTTACTGtacctctctctctccctcagGCGCATGAGACGTTTGGCCAATACTGCTCCAGCCTGGTAACCTTCCTGTTGTGACACTGGTGCTCTTCCTACAGACTTTATCCCTATTCCTCTCCCCAATGGATCTAGAATTGGCAGGGgtctttctgtctctgaaggGGACACACATTCCACTTGCCACGAGTTCCCAGTACTGCTGACTTCTGCCCCCCCCTCCACCCCAGTGCCACGTCCCAGGAGCGCTGAGTGAGCAGCGTGACCCAGCTGGGACCTGTGGCAGGTGTTGGAGCCTTTCTATACCTGTGTGTGGACAGTGTAAAGATTCTTTTGTATAGGTGCAATGGGCACTCCTAGGacaactttttaaataaaaggaatgCATACAGCCTAGGTTGAGTTCAGTCAGTTTGCATGAACAGTGAATGTCACCATGTCTTGTGCTGTTCTGGTAACTGAGGGTAAGAGGGCCTGATATTAATGCTTTTGGGTACAGTGCTGAACACTCACATGCATTCACTTTTCCTGGGTGTTTTACTTCAAAGGATACAACACCTCAAAACCTCTTGGTGCAGGGGAAGGTGAGGAGATTTAGAACTAGAAGCAGCCAACAATTCTCTAAGGATTGGTCTGTAACCTGACTTGGCACAGTCTGTAATGAGCTCGGGGAGGTGTTCAGCTGCTTTACTCAACAAGGTAAAACAGTTTAGCTGAAATCACAGATTTAAGAGTTATTTCTGTTAGATGTCAGCCTGATGTGTGGTCAACCCTGTTTTTTGTGAAGACTGCATCTGGAAAACTGCACAGTCTCTGCACTGGTACAGCAGGTAAAGCCTCCAGTCGCTGAGACTGAAGCTTCTCTGCAGCCAGTGCCTTTGCTGTGAGCACTGTCAGCACACAACACTGccagctgcactgcacagagcaCTCAAAGCAACGTGGCTGTCATGAATGCCCTTAGCACTGCAGTGTCAGGATTTGCCACCCAAGAAACAACCTGTCTTTCTCTAAGGagtttaaaaccaaaattcatTGAAGccagatttaaagaaaaatccaggCTTGCTTACAAACTAATTAGAATCCATCTTGCTGTTGAGGTACCCCGTCTCTTTGACAGAGTTCCTACCATTCACTGCCAGAACTGATGAGTCTTGCAAGCAAGGCAGATTTTGCTGGCAGCCTGAGTTATGTTCAGGCCTTTATCATAAAGCCATAAGTTTTATGATCCTTGCTGATCCACCCACCCTGCTAGCACAGTCAAAAAACACTTTCTGGTCTTAATTTATCATGTTTAGACTTGAGTAATAACAGAGACAGTTTTGATTCCTGGGTGGGAGGGAACTTTTTCCAGATGTTAGTCTGCAGAAACTGAAAACTTGCAATTTAGTAATAATATTATTCAGTCTTATCCTAGGCTCCTGTGCCAGAGTGCTACTCCATGCATTACTTTGTATTAGAGAGGTTGAAAGGTTATTTGAGCAAGGATGACAAACCCTGGAATTGCTGCTGCATCTTAGCCTCCCATGTAAAACATGTTTTGGCTCATGGGCATAAAAACTCTGAGCCTTCCTTTGTTACATGACTGGGGACTTCTGCCAGCAGCCTCTTCAGGGAATTTGACTAAAATACATGTGAAGCTGCTGTAGCCTTAACAGCTTTCTTAATTGCTGTGAAGTTTGTGATTACTAATCCTCAAGTTCACAATGAGGTGCAGGCACACAAGGACTGCAGCActctctgcttctccaggcCAGAGAGGTTGTACAAATTGTTCCTCAAAGCAGCAGGGACAAAGCAGGACAGTGAAGGGACCCAGTCCAGAAAGATGGGAACTTTATCCAGCTTTCTTTATGTAGCATTAGGACTactggggagcaggcaggagcagctttcttgCTCTGCAGTCACAATTCCTTGGGTTAATCTGGTACCCCACCTAAAAGCATAGCCCAACTGTTACATTTCAAAGCCCCATCTCAGGCAATTTAAACCAGAACATCTGAAGACCTCAAAGACAAACTCCTAGGGACTGAAACCCCAGCTCTGTTATCATTCCCCTTAGTGCCACTGTATCTTCAGAACAAATTACCACCTGTACAGGCCTCTCAGCCTCTTTGAGAGGGAAGCATAAGTGCAGCAAGAGTTTGTTCAAATCAGGTCTGCTATTTGATAAAGTGTTTTATTTGAAGaccacagggcaggaggagttGCTGTGtgggggtttgtgtgtgtggtcAAGCAGATGCTGGTTACTCCCATTTCATAGTTTGGTGGTGGTTTCAGGTCTGAGCAGCCAGCACTGTTAGGAGTGAGCTGCTGTAAGATACAATGTGTGCAGGCTCCTTTGGGGTTGGGTACAAGCAGTGGGTACTGTGTTAGCAAGAGTGATCAGATCCATTTCAAACAGGTGTCAGGGGAAGGATGAGcttgtttcattttcccctgAAAGTCAGATGTTTAAGTTTCAGAACTAAAAAATTCAACAAGAGTGGAATTACACTGTAGGTGCAGACAGTTTTTATTGCCAGTGTGAAGTGCTGCTTCCAGCCACTGCCTGGATCAAGTGTCCAGCTCAGTCCCTTGTCCTTTCCCAGGCACCCCTTTATCCAATTAGACATCCCCCACACTCCTCATGCTCTGCACCCCTGctgagaagagggaaaggacATCTTCCAGCCTTGcccaccaaaaaagaaaatcccaaacctgGCAGTTATGAGCAAATTCCTGCTGAattgctgcctctgcccctggcagAAATGGACacacaactgaaaaataaagactttaatGTAAAGACTCTTTGGAAACAACCACCAGAAAAGGAGTGGGGGACATAAAGGAAAGAGCTGAGCTGCATTCTACCATGGTACAGAACTACTTCATTGAAAGCCCACAAAGAGGTCTCACAAGAGTGAGGGCCAGGTGCACATACAGAGGGCAAGAGTGACCTGGCACACAGCAAAGTCATTGACAGCAGAAGGAGGAACTGGTTTAACACTCCATTTGATACTTATTCCACACCAGGGAACtgaggagccagcacagcttcagccCTGTCCCTAGAACACCTGTGTAAGCTTTCAGGAGTTCTTGTGTGCAAAGCTCTGTGGATCCACTTTGTACAAGGGGAAGATGGGTCACCCACACAAACAGCGACACACGACACATCGGAATGGCAACTGCTGTTATTCCAGTAGGGTCTCTGGAATAGACAGAGATCTGTCTCTTGGACAGCCCAAGTCCAGCCAGGAGGGAGGAGTCTGGCCACATGAAGAAGTCCCCCATGCTActgtggatgctgctgctggttctgGTCTTGGTCTCTAGGCAGGTGTTCTGGACGATCCTCAGGGAGAGGGTTGTAATTGGGATCCTCTTCAGGTGTGTCAAAAACCATCTTCCTGGCAAGGGACATGCCCATCCAGCAGGCAGGCAAGTTAGGAGACTGAGCTGAGGATGCCAAACCCCCAGCCCTCCTAGGAACACCCTGGCCCTCCGGGGCTTGGCTGtcagccacagccaccagcccATTGCACCATCACCAGCCACAGTGATGGCAGTGCCTCCTTCCTTGATCACCAGGTCAGAGTTGATTGTCAGTGCAAAAAGCAGAACATATTCTGCTTTCTTAAACTATGAAAATACACCAGAAAAAATCCTGCCTTCATCCAGCATTTCCACAAGCAGTAAGCAGACTCTAGTTCCACTAGCAAAGCTGAAGgtagcagcagctgctgcatgggCCCTGTACAGGTGTATATAATGTGCAAATAATGCAGCAATCCATGACCTGTGGAGctgaggtgctggcagcagccagttGCCTCTTACGGTCACGGTTTGTTCTGGAAGTGATTGGGTTGGGAAAGCCCAAAgtaaaacccagaaaaaatCAACTTTACTTACAGAAAGGTCGGGGTTAAGAGCAActtttttcctccaggctgaTTGGGGAAAACATCTTCCAAGAAATAATAGATATGACCCACTGCAATCCCTGGGGAGAGATGCCACCAAGGTCAGGCAAAACAGCAACTCCTTTGCCAGCtgaaccagagctgctggcccaAACTTAAGAATCCCCCCAGCTAAGTGCTCACATCGAGctccctccagagccagggatgctgcaggctgctgtgatCAGCACTCAGGGAGCCCATTAGCCTGAGGGCAGCATCACACACCCAGGAGACCACACACAGCATTGTCAGAGCTCACCATACCCAGCTTCTACcaccacagacacacacaccaaaaagcAGGTCACAAGCAAAAGCACTGGCCATAGCCCAGCCACCCAGAAACCCAGGCAGCTCACCTAGGAAACCCAACATCTCGGGTCAGGTGGAACCAAGAGAAGGTGCCAGTGTCCCAGTGGCACCTCTGAGGACTGCCCACTGGGGCTGCAAAGTGTCCTTGTTGCCATCACCCACCAGCTCTGACTTACCCAGCAGATCAATGATGATGGAGttgcccaggagcagagagaagccCATCAGGacccagggcaggaagggggcTTGGAAGTTGAGAAGCCCAAAAAAGTTCATGCGGATGTAAGGGTTCCTGCGACTCCACACGTACACCAGCATGATGGTGAAAGCCTGGCCCAGGAAAAACAGGCTGGCAAAGAGTCCAAACAGCTGGGAACTACCGAGTCAAGGAAAAAcctccccaccctgggcacaccTCCAGGCAGCACAGCGTGCTTTGGGACAGGAAACCCAAAGCAGAGACAGCTGATCACAGCATTCCCAGACATTGCCCATATCACCAAGCCTTTCCTGGTTGAGATCTACTGACCACCACTGCCCACACACATCTCCCTCCATGCCACCCCAGAACAAGACACTCTGGAGTGCACATGCAGGTTGCTCGCTCCTTTAGCTGATGTCTACAACCACCAGAGACCAGAGAGCTCTACAGTCACCTCTGCAAAATGAACCTCAACATGACCTTCAAAGAAGGGCTTTCACATTCTTACAGCACTTGGAACAGTGGCATATCTTAACAGCTCACATCCAGTATCTGCCTTCTACAGAAAAAGTTCAGCAGTGAAATGGCTCTTGGAATTCACAGTCCTCTTCTTCAGAGCACAAGGAGacagagaaaggcaaaattttCCACTGCCCTTGTGTATTTGGATTCCAAATCCACATCTGGCCAAGCACGTGGCTGCTGCAACCACCTGGATTCTAATGGCTCACACAGCTTCATGCAGAGCTacatggggacagcagtgccctgagccATCTGCATAAGACAGCAGAAGATATTCAGAGAAAGTGTATGCTTGGGAGGGAAATAAATTTCACCATCAGATTACTGTGTTGTGAAAAGAACTTAAGAACTGTGTGATGGTACCTCCAGGTACTGACAGGCTGCAAGCTCTGGGCTCACACATGTTGAGTATGTGGGAACCCACTCCTTGTCCTCATGGCTCCACGTTCTTGCCCCTGTGCTGAGCCAGCCTCAGGCAGTCACAGCCATGCTGCACTCACCAGAGCTCAGGCagtggccctggcac
This Serinus canaria isolate serCan28SL12 chromosome 15, serCan2020, whole genome shotgun sequence DNA region includes the following protein-coding sequences:
- the DERL3 gene encoding derlin-3 isoform X1, coding for MAYQGFAQEYLGMPAVTRAYTTACVLTTAAVQLEFITPFQLYFNPDLIFRKFQIWRLITNFLFFGPLGFSFFFNMIFLYRYCRMLEEGSFRGRTADFVFMFLFGGFLMTLFGLFASLFFLGQAFTIMLVYVWSRRNPYIRMNFFGLLNFQAPFLPWVLMGFSLLLGNSIIIDLLGIAVGHIYYFLEDVFPNQPGGKKLLLTPTFLKMVFDTPEEDPNYNPLPEDRPEHLPRDQDQNQQQHPQ
- the DERL3 gene encoding derlin-3 isoform X2 — protein: MAYQGFAQEYLGMPAVTRAYTTACVLTTAAVLEFITPFQLYFNPDLIFRKFQIWRLITNFLFFGPLGFSFFFNMIFLYRYCRMLEEGSFRGRTADFVFMFLFGGFLMTLFGLFASLFFLGQAFTIMLVYVWSRRNPYIRMNFFGLLNFQAPFLPWVLMGFSLLLGNSIIIDLLGIAVGHIYYFLEDVFPNQPGGKKLLLTPTFLKMVFDTPEEDPNYNPLPEDRPEHLPRDQDQNQQQHPQ